A DNA window from Solanum lycopersicum chromosome 3, SLM_r2.1 contains the following coding sequences:
- the LOC101246231 gene encoding sister chromatid cohesion protein PDS5 homolog E isoform X2, translating to MKELVADGLLRHSDMDVKVSVASCISEIMRITAPDQPYKDSILKDFFELAVLAFRKLSCLNGRCYSKAVSIIKVLAKYRTSVLMLDLMLDTLIVHMFQHFLNGIRPEHPDKVFTDIKEIMTMIIKESENIPMQFLSILANILINSVKKENQNVSPRSYVLGEEVLQESAVKLHPYLPKAVAALNISFKNYSEVVELTWREAMKCKATALGFASNTKEINFPKACKRQRKQRKRKYFLSQEEGEATDDPTPSTMTMQHNLTPKGVHENKGVRVDVHGYKVKVSSGPILTAIFAKYGDIAVNCHYKSLAFRASVLDIVCDVVRRLKTGDVGSTSINDMRISLSAAARVKLDVTWLQQCLDQISEEGDMEKKLSDLMEVRLPC from the exons ATGAAAGAACTAGTTGCCGATGGACTTCTACGACATTCTGACATGGATGTGAAGGTGTCAGTTGCATCTTGCATCAGTGAGATCATGAGAATTACAGCTCCAGATCAACCGTATAAGGATAGCATACTTAAG GACTTTTTTGAGCTTGCAGTGTTGGCGTTTAGGAAATTGTCTTGCTTGAATGGTCGTTGTTATTCAAAGGCTGTCTCAATTATTAAAGTTCTGGCAAAGTACCGAACAAGCGTGCTCATGTTGGATCTCATGTTAGATACATTGATTGTTCATATGTTTCAACATTTTCTCAATGGTATAAG GCCCGAGCACCCTGATAAAGTATTCACGGACATCAAGGAAATAATGACCATGATAATAAAAGAGAGTGAAAACATTCCAATGCAATTTCTGAGCATCCTTGCGAACATCCTCATAAATAGTGTTAAGAAGGAAAATCAG AATGTTTCGCCTCGTTCTTATGTGCTGGGAGAGGAAGTTCTTCAAGAAAGTGCTGTCAAACTTCATCCATATCTTCCAAAAGCAGTGGCGGCCCTCAACATTTCCTTTAAAAACTATTCCGAAGTTGTTGAATTGACATGGAGAGAGGCAATGAAATGTAAAGCTACG GCACTGGGTTTCGCCTCAAACACCAAAGAAATCAATTTCCCTAAAGCCTGTAAAAGACAACGTAAACAACGTAAAAGGAAGTACTTTCTGTCACAAGAAGAG GGGGAAGCAACTGATGATCCAACTCCTTCAACAAT gacCATGCAACATAATTTAACTCCAAAAGGAGTGCACGAAAATAAAGGGGTCAGGGTTGATGTGCATGGCTATAAAGTAAAAGTGAGCAGTGGTCCCATACTCACTGCCATTTTTGCCAAGTATGGTGACATTGCAGTCAATTGTCACTATAAATCATTGGCTTTCAGAGCTTCCGTTCTTGATATAGTTTGTGATGTTGTAAGGAGGCTGAAAACCGGTGACGTTGGCTCTACTTCGATCAACGATATGAGAATTTCGCTTTCTGCTGCAGCGAGGGTCAAACTTGATGTAACTTGGCTGCAGCAGTGTCTGGATCAGATTTCAGAAGAGGGAGATATGGAGAAGAAATTATCGGATTTGATGGAGGTAAGACTACCATGCTAG
- the LOC101246231 gene encoding sister chromatid cohesion protein PDS5 homolog E isoform X1, with amino-acid sequence MKELVADGLLRHSDMDVKVSVASCISEIMRITAPDQPYKDSILKDFFELAVLAFRKLSCLNGRCYSKAVSIIKVLAKYRTSVLMLDLMLDTLIVHMFQHFLNGIRPEHPDKVFTDIKEIMTMIIKESENIPMQFLSILANILINSVKKENQNVSPRSYVLGEEVLQESAVKLHPYLPKAVAALNISFKNYSEVVELTWREAMKCKATVGLVKNKDDFLKALGFASNTKEINFPKACKRQRKQRKRKYFLSQEEGEATDDPTPSTMTMQHNLTPKGVHENKGVRVDVHGYKVKVSSGPILTAIFAKYGDIAVNCHYKSLAFRASVLDIVCDVVRRLKTGDVGSTSINDMRISLSAAARVKLDVTWLQQCLDQISEEGDMEKKLSDLMEVRLPC; translated from the exons ATGAAAGAACTAGTTGCCGATGGACTTCTACGACATTCTGACATGGATGTGAAGGTGTCAGTTGCATCTTGCATCAGTGAGATCATGAGAATTACAGCTCCAGATCAACCGTATAAGGATAGCATACTTAAG GACTTTTTTGAGCTTGCAGTGTTGGCGTTTAGGAAATTGTCTTGCTTGAATGGTCGTTGTTATTCAAAGGCTGTCTCAATTATTAAAGTTCTGGCAAAGTACCGAACAAGCGTGCTCATGTTGGATCTCATGTTAGATACATTGATTGTTCATATGTTTCAACATTTTCTCAATGGTATAAG GCCCGAGCACCCTGATAAAGTATTCACGGACATCAAGGAAATAATGACCATGATAATAAAAGAGAGTGAAAACATTCCAATGCAATTTCTGAGCATCCTTGCGAACATCCTCATAAATAGTGTTAAGAAGGAAAATCAG AATGTTTCGCCTCGTTCTTATGTGCTGGGAGAGGAAGTTCTTCAAGAAAGTGCTGTCAAACTTCATCCATATCTTCCAAAAGCAGTGGCGGCCCTCAACATTTCCTTTAAAAACTATTCCGAAGTTGTTGAATTGACATGGAGAGAGGCAATGAAATGTAAAGCTACGGTGGGTcttgtgaaaaataaagatgattttttgaag GCACTGGGTTTCGCCTCAAACACCAAAGAAATCAATTTCCCTAAAGCCTGTAAAAGACAACGTAAACAACGTAAAAGGAAGTACTTTCTGTCACAAGAAGAG GGGGAAGCAACTGATGATCCAACTCCTTCAACAAT gacCATGCAACATAATTTAACTCCAAAAGGAGTGCACGAAAATAAAGGGGTCAGGGTTGATGTGCATGGCTATAAAGTAAAAGTGAGCAGTGGTCCCATACTCACTGCCATTTTTGCCAAGTATGGTGACATTGCAGTCAATTGTCACTATAAATCATTGGCTTTCAGAGCTTCCGTTCTTGATATAGTTTGTGATGTTGTAAGGAGGCTGAAAACCGGTGACGTTGGCTCTACTTCGATCAACGATATGAGAATTTCGCTTTCTGCTGCAGCGAGGGTCAAACTTGATGTAACTTGGCTGCAGCAGTGTCTGGATCAGATTTCAGAAGAGGGAGATATGGAGAAGAAATTATCGGATTTGATGGAGGTAAGACTACCATGCTAG